The Meleagris gallopavo isolate NT-WF06-2002-E0010 breed Aviagen turkey brand Nicholas breeding stock chromosome 10, Turkey_5.1, whole genome shotgun sequence genome contains a region encoding:
- the BSND gene encoding barttin, producing the protein MAEEKTFRYGFIMLGFFLVMTGMFIMSVEKPQIYATFCAGGILLIAVGVTWSMCQCYPRVTFVPVQPEAENFPDHKATLLPEKGNLETLSLQDPYSSAFEKSLPSYEQVQASAQPRPRSCSQALLQAKAEVHQESGGPQEPPQEAAPQLEPGSCPSQPPLGPAPLVSLLEDMDTASLESSVPDSPSSPQGCSGQGEHPGSPRKASRKVNDLYYGLGEGSDILLEDSDHLFEPEK; encoded by the exons ATGGCCGAGGAGAAGACGTTTCGCTATGGGTTCATCATGCTGGGCTTCTTCCTGGTGATGACGGGGATGTTCATCATGAGCGTGGAGAAGCCCCAGATCTACGCCACCTTCTGTGCTGGGGGCATCCTGCTCATCGCCGTGGGCGTCACATGGAGCATGTGCCAGTGCTACCCCAGG GTGACATTTGTCCCTGTGCAGCCCGAGGCTGAGAATTTTCCAGATCACAAAGCCACGCTGCTGCCGGAGAAGGGCAACCTGGAGACACTCAG CCTGCAGGATCCCTACAGCAGTGCCTTCGAGAAGAGCCTCCCCTCCTACGAGCAGGTCCAGGCATCAGCACAGCCCCGGCCCcgcagctgctcacaggcactgctgcaggcaAAGGCAGAGGTGCACCAAGAGTCGGGGGGACCCCAAGAACCCCCCCAGGAGGCAGCCCCGCAGCTGGAGCCTGGCAGCTG CCCCTCCCAGCCGCCCCTAGGCCCTGCACCACTGGTGTCCCTCCTGGAGGACATGGACACGGCCTCACTGGAAAGCTCTGTGCCTGACAGCCCCTCATCACCCCAAGGCTGCTCTGGACAGGGAGAGCACCCCGGCTCCCCACGAAAAGCCAGCAGGAAGGTGAATGATCTCTACTATGGGCTGGGAGAGGGGTCAGACATTCTGCTCGAGGACAGCGACCACCTCTTTGAGCCTGAAAAATGA